The Magnolia sinica isolate HGM2019 chromosome 10, MsV1, whole genome shotgun sequence genome includes a window with the following:
- the LOC131217373 gene encoding probable disease resistance protein At4g27220, translating to MADSRADDDRRLRGEGEIVSDWSRCMRQQIWDCLRNEKISVFSVWGWQGVGKTRIMRQVVAAVMEESRESSGLFDVIIRVRAPGVECLAEKMQARIRGELDSLSSLRRRLLMALDAKGRRNRLVEVQMGIKEVLEIPKSMHFSAAAKLISAKLSGQRFLLVLEDVWESINLEEMGVPPVMASAITSSSKVVITTRSHEVCKEMGAQVNIMMGGWSKEDAWDFLKEEAADVATSIGFSTTGDMVLKCFSYVSLFCRNGCSIDGDSLIDEYWSLEGFLNGSFNEEENKEAAFKRLGNVLLKELAERCMVLLSLMSSNPDYLHFYLNKYGKYLDSTSKFQTIEDGFMDWLKEQFTMEESSGGRYHVDMNSHVRQVIDSQTFLVKYNLDGEEACQWISLSHNQVETFQFSSPNYSLLSTLLLNDNDRLQEIPDSFSKNMTRLRVLDLSSTSISSLPSSVSCLHEIRLLKLRSCSKLEVVPAFLKDMQKLEILDLHQTPLMKTMEVSFHNMQSLRRLDISGACTLKRLSLKGCHSLLTVVSLQKLSKLEALDLSGTKMEELTDEIFNLTSMRCLDLLGMEHLKTIDWRNIHRLPEKLNWDRCGLDLMHEPHQDSSRRRISVSDAGVFKSLGKKSRLWKSYFLKFHFLVCPCKGGRKDIYARLKRNRFLYRRIYSQFEVFEL from the coding sequence ATGGCAGACTCCAGGGCTGATGACGATCGACGGCTCAGAGGAGAAGGAGAGATTGTGAGCGATTGGTCACGATGCATGAGGCAACAGATTTGGGATTGCTTGAGAAATGAAAAGATTTCAGTGTTCTCCGTATGGGGATGGCAGGGAGTGGGGAAGACAAGGATCATGAGACAGGTGGTTGCAGCGGTGATGGAGGAATCCAGAGAATCTAGCGGTCTGTTTGATGTAATCATCCGAGTAAGAGCACCGGGGGTCGAGTGTCTTGCGGAGAAGATGCAGGCGAGAATCAGAGGAGAATTGGACAGTTTGTCGAGTTTAAGAAGAAGGCTATTAATGGCGTTGGATGCAAAGGGAAGAAGGAATCGGTTGGTGGAGGTACAGATGGGAATCAAGGAGGTGTTGGAGATCCCAAAGTCCATGCACTTCTCTGCAGCTGCTAAACTAATCTCGGCTAAGCTAAGCGGTCAGCGTTTCCTCCTCGTCTTGGAAGATGTTTGGGAAAGCATCAACTTGGAAGAGATGGGAGTTCCCCCAGTCATGGCATCTGCTATCACCAGCAGCAGCAAAGTCGTCATCACGACTCGATCCCATGAAGTTTGTAAGGAAATGGGAGcccaagtaaacatcatgatgggggggTGGTCTAAAGAAGACGCCTGGGATTTTTTGAAGGAAGAGGCAGCCGATGTGGCCACCAGCATTGGTTTCTCAACAACAGGAGACATGGTCTTGAAATGCTTCTCTTACGTCTCCTTGTTCTGTCGAAACGGATGCTCCATTGATGGGGATTCCTTGATAGATGAATATTGGAGTTTGGAGGGCTTTTTAAATGGATCCTTCAATGAGGAGGAGAATAAAGAAGCGGCTTTCAAGAGACTTGGGAATGTACTGCTCAAAGAGTTAGCAGAGAGATGCATGGTGCTACTGTCTCTGATGTCATCAAACCCAGATTACCTACACTTTTATCTAAACAAGTATGGAAAATATTTAGATAGCACGTCAAAATTTCAAACTATTGAAGACGGATTTATGGATTGGCTAAAAGAGCAATTTACAATGGAGGAATCTTCGGGAGGACGCTATCATGTGGATATGAATTCTCATGTGAGGCAAGTGATTGATTCTCAGACGTTCCTAGTGAAATACAACTTAGACGGGGAAGAAGCATGCCAATGGATCTCATTATCCCACAATCAGGTAGAAACATTTCAATTCAGCTCTCCAAACTACTCTCTTCTCTCGACGTTGTTGCTCAATGATAACGATCGCTTGCAAGAAATCCCAGACAGTTTTTCCAAGAACATGACCAGACTCCGAGTCCTTGACCTTTCTTCTACAAGCATCTCTTCCCTGCCATCATCCGTGTCCTGCCTTCACGAAATACGGTTGTTGAAGCTTCGAAGCTGCAGCAAGCTAGAGGTTGTTCCTGCATTCTTAAAGGATATGCAGAAGCTTGAGATCCTTGATCTCCATCAAACTCCCTTGATGAAAACGATGGAGGTATCCTTCCACAACATGCAAAGCCTCCGACGTCTCGACATATCGGGTGCCTGCACCCTCAAAAGGCTCTCACTCAAGGGTTGTCATTCTCTACTAACAGTGGTTAGTCTGCAGAAACTTTCAAAACTTGAGGCACTTGATCTTTcaggcacgaaaatggaagagctCACAGATGAAATTTTCAATCTGACTAGCATGCGGTGCCTGGATCTGTTGGGAATGGAGCATCTGAAGACGATTGACTGGAGAAATATACATCGGCTTCCAGAAAAATTAAATTGGGATCGTTGTGGCTTGGACTTGATGCATGAACCGCACCAAGACAGCAGCAGACGTCGCATCTCGGTCAGTGATGCTGGTGTTTTCAAGTCATTGGGCAAAAAATCGAGACTCTGGAAATCCTACTTTCTAAAATTCCATTTCTTGGTCTGTCCCTGTAAAGGAGGTCGCAAGGATATATATGCTCGTTTAAAAAGAAACCGATTTCTCTACCGGCGTATTTATTCTCAATTTGAGgtctttgagttatga